GGTCTGTGAATATAATGACTTTCTATCTAAGTAGGTAGGATCTAAATTTGTCGATTGCAAATACCATTGTTAGAAATTCCTTTTCTATGATAGCATAGTTGATTTGTGCGTCGTCAAGCGTCTTGctagcatagtaaatggcatagagCTTTTTATCCTTCTTTTGTCTGAGTACCACTCCCACTGCATTGTCACTTACATAGCATATCATCTCAAATAGCAGCTcctaatcaggtggttgcataattGGTGCTAAAATcaaggcttctttgatcctgttgaaagaaataaggcaattttcatcaaaatcaaaaggaacatcttgacttaacaagttaatcagtggcttagctattttaaaaaaatctttaataaatcttctgtagaagcctgcatgtcccaaaatgcttcgcactcccttgactgatgttggtggtggcatctttTCAATAATTTCAATCTTTGCTctgtcaacttcaattcctctttctgatatcaagtgCCTAAGAACTATACCTTTCCTTACCATAAAgtgacatttttcccaatttagaaccaggtttgattcttcacatctttacaACACTTTGAATAAGTTAGCTAGgcattcatcaaaagtagttccatagatagaaaaatcatccataaaaacttccatcatattttcaatataatcagaaaaaaatggccatcatgcacctttggaaagtagcaggggcattacaaagaccaaaaggcatttttctatatgcaaaggttccataaggacatgtgaatgtggtcttttcctaGTCTTTTAAGTGAATAGGAATTTcgaaaaatcctgaatacccatctagataacaaaagCAGGAATATTTTACtagcctttctaacatttggcctatgaaagggaaaggaaaatggtcctttctagtggtactatttaatttcctatagtctatgcacatatgccaaccagtgactaccctagtagggattaattcattatttgcattttgaatgacagttgtcccaccttctTAGGCACTAAATGCAttagactaacccatttactatcagaaattgggtatataatacatgcatctaatagtttcagaatttcttccttaactacttctttcatgtttgggtcaAGTCTCCTTTAATGTTCTATAGTGGGTTTGTTGTTTTCCTCcttaggtatcctatgcatgcaaattgaaggatTAATctctttcaggtcttctattttataccctatagccttgctatgggtcctaagtacctttaacaatttttcctcttctatttcagataggctagcattgataataacaggatatttagaatttgaatgCAAGAATGCATACCTTAGTGTGGAAGGAAGAAGTTTCAGTTCTACCTATTTGGTATCTTCCTGTGGCTTGCTTTTTGGTTGTTCCTGCTTTTGCTCTTCCACCTGGAGAGCTTGAGCTAAAGGTATGGATGGGCTGACttctaaatattgtgcacaagctGTGATTTCCGTGTCTTCATTATCTGCTGTGTGGCTATGCACtatgcatgcttcaagaggatcttcaggATGTGTTTTGTGTAGTTCCTCTTCAACTAGCTTGTCAGTTATGTCAACCcttaagcattcatcaggttcaagttTATGCTTTACTGCTCTAAATAGGTTAAATTCCACTTCTTTATCTCCTACTTTGAGAGTTAACTGCCCATTCTTAAAATCTATGATAGCACCGACggttgccaagaaaggtcttcccaggatgataggaatttggacaTCCTCTTCCATTTTTAAGACAACAAAATCAACGGGGATGAAGAATTTTTCCACCTTGATGGGGATGTTTTCTAGGATGCCAACCAGGTATTTGACTGATCGATCAGCCAATTACAATGATATTGTTATCAGTTTGAGCTCTCCTACATCCAGCTTCTGACATATTGACAGAGGCATCAGAATCACACTTGCACCTAGATCACAGAAGGCCTTGTCTATCTTCATGTTGCCAATaagacaaggtatggagaagctttttggatccttgagctttggtggCAGTTTATTTTGtaatatggcactgcattcctctgtaagAGCAACAGTCTCATAATCTTCCAACCTTCTCTTCTTTGAAAGAATGTCTTTAAGGAACTTGGTGTAGGATgacatctgagaaagtgcttatGTGAAAGGAATGTTAATgtagagtttctgtaaaacttctaaaaactttccaaactgcttATCTAATTTAGCCTTctggaatctctgaggaaaaggtaaaggAGGTTGATATGGCTCTtataacttcttcttcttctttgtttCCTCCTCCTATTTCTTTTTAGCTTCTTCTTCATTCTCCTCTATTTGGCTGTCAGATTCATCAGAGATTTTCTCAGTTGATTTTTCCTCTGATGGTTGTTTTTCTAATGTTCTGCTGCTCCTTAAGGTAACTACCTTGTAGTGCTCTTTGGGATtcatttctggttgacttggcaaTTTACCAGTAGCCTTGCTTGAAGAACTTACATATTGAGTAATTTGATTTTTAAGCATCTTGTTGTGGGCGGCTAGTTGGTCCATTTTGGAAGCTAACTGCTTTATCATTTCATTCTGCTGTTGTTGGGCCACTAAGAAGccctccatcatggattccatagttaACTTTGGTTTAGGCTATTAAGGTTGAGGAGGCCATGGTGGTTGTGCAAGGTTTTGTACTTTGTTTTGAAAACCTAGGGGTGCTAGTGGTTTGTACCCTTGCTGCTTGTTCATTGGCTGATTCTGCAAGTTGGACCATGACAAGttagggtggtttctccatccagggttgtaagtgtttgaatatggattattGACCtgcctttaattgaagtttcctccattattcacatagtttagCTATTCTATAGAGGGCTCATTGAAGTTGTTGCATTCTGAAGTCATACACCCTCCTCCACAACTATTGTGGTGTTGGTTCTTAATCCCTAtagcattggcttgcattctatCAAGCCTTTTGGTGAGCtagtcaaattgagcatttatcatgcttagggcatccacttccaCGATCCCTGCTATTCTTCTTATATCTCCCCTTTCATTTGTCCACTCATAGTTATGATAAGcgaccctttctagaagttcaagagCTTGTGTTACTATTTTCTCCATCAGGTCTCCTTCTGCAGCTAAATCTACTATGCTCCTTGTAAAGGGTAGTAGCCCATTATAAAAGTTTTGAACTAGGAGCTAATCCTCTATGCCATAGTGTGGACATTCTCTCTGTAGGTctttatatctctcccatgcatcatagagtgattcactttTCTTTTGCCTAAAAGTGTAAGTTTAATCATCAACTTTGTAGTCTTcgcaggtgggaaataccttgctagaaaagcttacgAGAGGTCTttccaagtggtgaatgttccaggTGGTTGAgagagtaaccacttccttgctctatctctaatggagaatgggaatgctctgagtcttataacttgatcagagactccattcatcttaaatgtgtcacatagggcaagagaGCACTGGAGGTGGTAGTGTGGATTTTCTATAGGTGAACCTCCAAACTAGGTCTGTTGGATCATCTGGAGCCATGCCGGTCTTAGTTCAAAATTGTTGGCCTCCACTGTGGTTCTTGTAACACTAGGCTGAAATCTTTGGATAGATGGGGCTCCATAAGCCCTCAAGGGTCTTGACTGGTTATTGTTATTGGCCATGATAAGAGCCTTTAAAATTTCTTGATCTTGTTCTTTATGTCTCTTATCTCTCCTGATAGTTCTTAGAGTCCTATCTATCTTGGGGTCcaagtccaaaatttctttcttcgGT
Above is a genomic segment from Hevea brasiliensis isolate MT/VB/25A 57/8 chromosome 17, ASM3005281v1, whole genome shotgun sequence containing:
- the LOC131175288 gene encoding uncharacterized protein LOC131175288, encoding MSSYTKFLKDILSKKRRLEDYETVALTEECSAILQNKLPPKLKDPKSFSIPCLIGNMKIDKAFCDLGAIKYLVGILENIPIKVEKFFIPVDFVVLKMEEDVQIPIILGRPFLATVGAIIDFKNGQLTLKVGDKEVEFNLFRAVKHKLEPDECLRVDITDKLVEEELHKTHPEDPLEACIVHSHTADNEDTEITACAQYLEVSPSIPLAQALQVEEQKQEQPKSKPQEDTK